Proteins encoded in a region of the Frondihabitans sp. 762G35 genome:
- a CDS encoding NAD-dependent epimerase/dehydratase family protein encodes MSANRSLVVGAGGLLGSAVAKECAERGDSVTSLRVPWADREASVRVLTEALVSFVRDAGEEPWTLFWCAGTGVVATGEEEFAAEKAVVEQVLVGSTDALRDEGLHPSHGTVFFASSAGATFAGNTEPPFSEGSDAVPLAPYGRSKLALEELFASWAASSGARLLIGRISNLYGPGQNILKPQGLISQLIAARLDGRTSNIYVPMGTVRDYLYVDDAAAMIRDAVDLVAREAPAFRTLKIFASQEGLSITDLVERLEGVLDRKLDIVSGHDPAAVYQALDLRFVSRVLTEVDDRELVPVTEGMRRTAEALERKHAEAHGPA; translated from the coding sequence GTGTCTGCCAACCGAAGTCTCGTCGTCGGAGCGGGCGGTCTCCTCGGGAGCGCCGTCGCCAAGGAATGCGCCGAGCGCGGTGACAGCGTGACCTCGCTTCGCGTGCCCTGGGCCGACCGGGAGGCGTCCGTCCGGGTCCTCACCGAGGCGCTCGTCTCGTTCGTCCGCGACGCCGGCGAGGAGCCCTGGACCCTCTTCTGGTGCGCCGGCACCGGCGTCGTCGCCACGGGCGAGGAGGAGTTCGCCGCCGAGAAAGCGGTCGTCGAGCAGGTCCTCGTCGGCTCGACGGACGCCCTGCGCGACGAGGGCCTCCACCCCAGCCACGGGACCGTCTTCTTCGCCTCCTCCGCCGGAGCCACCTTCGCCGGCAACACCGAGCCGCCCTTCTCCGAGGGCTCCGACGCCGTCCCGCTGGCGCCCTACGGACGCAGCAAGCTCGCCCTCGAGGAGCTCTTCGCCTCGTGGGCCGCGTCGTCGGGGGCACGGCTGCTCATCGGGCGGATCTCGAACCTCTACGGTCCCGGCCAGAACATCCTGAAGCCCCAGGGCCTCATCTCGCAGTTGATCGCGGCGCGCCTCGACGGCCGGACCTCGAACATCTACGTCCCGATGGGGACCGTCCGCGACTACCTCTACGTCGACGACGCCGCCGCGATGATCCGCGACGCGGTCGACCTCGTCGCCCGGGAGGCTCCCGCGTTCCGAACGCTGAAGATCTTCGCCTCGCAGGAGGGCCTCTCCATCACGGACCTCGTCGAGAGGCTCGAGGGCGTGCTCGACCGGAAGCTCGACATCGTGTCCGGTCACGACCCCGCCGCCGTCTACCAGGCCCTCGACCTGCGCTTCGTCTCGCGGGTCCTGACCGAGGTCGACGACCGCGAGCTCGTGCCGGTGACCGAGGGCATGCGGCGCACCGCCGAGGCGCTCGAGCGCAAGCACGCCGAGGCGCACGGCCCGGCCTGA